The window GGCGGCTGCGCCGCGTACGCGACCGAACCCACCGCCATCAGTGACAGCATCCAGACCGCCGCGCGCAGCGGACGGAAGCCGTAGCCGACGGTGACGTCCTGGGCGTAGCCCCAGAGCCGCCCGTACCAGCGGAGCGTGGCCCGGTGCCGGCGCTGCTTGGCGAGCTGGACGCGCCGGGCCGCGTCCTCGTCACCGATCCGGCGGTACGAGGCCGTCAACTGCTCGTAGGCGTACGGCAGATACGCCTCCCCGTCCCGCTCCAGCATGGGCAGCCGCCGCTGGGCGGACTCGTGCGGGATGAGGGAGGTGTAGGTGAGGCTGTTCAGCAGGACCGTGTCCGGCAGCATGTCCGGCTCCGCGAACAGCACCTCTATCTGGGCGCGCCGCATGTTGAGGATGCCCTCCATCGGGGGGCCGTTGCGCAGCCACAGTTCACTGATGACGGAACTGCTCACCCGCAGCGCCGTGCCCCCGGGATTCGACAACCGCGCGTACGACAGCTCCAGCCAGCCGCCCACCCGGGCACCACGCAGCTCGACCCGGCCGCGTACGTCGGCGTGGCGCAGCACGATGTCGGACTCGGTGGCGAGCGCCTCCGCGCCGAGGGCGGTGCCGCCGGGCCGGTGCAGCCGTGCGCGCTTCAGATCGACCGCGCCGGCGACATGGGCACCGCCGAGCCGGACCTCACCGTCCGCGCGCAGTCCGGGGGCGCACAACTCCTCGCCGATCTGCGCCTGGTTGAGCCGCAGCGCGGGCTCGTCGTCCGACCCGGTGAACTCGGCGCGCTCCATGAACAGGGTCCCGGAGATCTGCGCCCCGGTGAGCCGGACCGGGCCCCGGAACCGGCATGCGGTCAGCCGCAGCCCGCCGTCGACCCGCATCCGGGCCGAACGCAGGCCGGGCAGCACCGACTTGGTCAGATTGAGGTAGGTGAATTGCGCGCCCGAGAAGTCCGGGACCTCGTCGAAGTGGCACTCGCTCAGCCGGACGACACTGTCCACCGTCGCGTACTTCAGATCCAGTCTGCCGGTGATCCGCGCGCCCGCGATCTTGAGGGCGGCGACCTCGCCCTCCTC is drawn from Streptomyces bottropensis ATCC 25435 and contains these coding sequences:
- a CDS encoding pentapeptide repeat-containing protein produces the protein MMINDLTAAERRVWDAFPLGAAVDFTTAGPGTAEGGTAADGSGWGPERTVRARVLRALLLTAPQEEGEVAALKIAGARITGRLDLKYATVDSVVRLSECHFDEVPDFSGAQFTYLNLTKSVLPGLRSARMRVDGGLRLTACRFRGPVRLTGAQISGTLFMERAEFTGSDDEPALRLNQAQIGEELCAPGLRADGEVRLGGAHVAGAVDLKRARLHRPGGTALGAEALATESDIVLRHADVRGRVELRGARVGGWLELSYARLSNPGGTALRVSSSVISELWLRNGPPMEGILNMRRAQIEVLFAEPDMLPDTVLLNSLTYTSLIPHESAQRRLPMLERDGEAYLPYAYEQLTASYRRIGDEDAARRVQLAKQRRHRATLRWYGRLWGYAQDVTVGYGFRPLRAAVWMLSLMAVGSVAYAAQPPSPLKADEAPPFNAVFYTLDLLVPIIDFGQERAYAPEGPGQWLSYLLVLTGWILATTVVTGVTRTVSRQ